In Curtobacterium sp. TC1, the following proteins share a genomic window:
- a CDS encoding sigma-70 family RNA polymerase sigma factor gives MTIATAAPSTTRRATTKKAAASKTQGAESTTTSLDTEVEADEQLAGVRGASVDQVGDYLRHIGRLSLLTAEEEAQIARRIEVGLFAEGKLATEKGLAKTLQRELRWLVRDGERAKERMITSNLRLVVSIAKRYSQRGLPFMDVIQEGNLGLVRAVEKFDFTQGYKFSTYATWWIRQAISRGLADKARTIRIPVHTVELINKISRTERDLTVDLGRAPMPDEVAAELSMTVEELVDLKGRSHEPVSIHTVVGDSDDSELGDFIEDEDAASPNELTETTLLHRDIRSIVAELPSEEANVIRMRYGLDDDKPMTLDEISKIVHTTRQAVSRVESRAKLRLFAKAVSQDMQLYLTD, from the coding sequence ATGACGATCGCAACGGCTGCACCGAGCACCACCCGCCGCGCCACCACGAAGAAGGCAGCGGCATCCAAGACCCAGGGCGCCGAGTCCACGACCACCTCCCTCGACACCGAGGTCGAGGCCGACGAGCAGCTCGCCGGCGTCCGCGGTGCTTCGGTCGACCAGGTCGGCGACTACCTGCGCCACATCGGCCGTCTCTCGCTCCTCACCGCCGAGGAAGAAGCGCAGATCGCCCGCCGCATCGAGGTCGGCCTCTTCGCCGAGGGGAAGCTCGCGACCGAGAAGGGCCTCGCGAAGACCCTGCAGCGCGAACTGCGCTGGCTCGTCCGCGACGGTGAGCGTGCCAAGGAGCGCATGATCACCTCGAACCTCCGCCTGGTCGTGAGCATCGCGAAGCGCTACTCGCAGCGTGGCCTGCCGTTCATGGACGTCATCCAGGAGGGCAACCTCGGTCTCGTCCGCGCGGTCGAGAAGTTCGACTTCACGCAGGGCTACAAGTTCTCGACCTACGCCACCTGGTGGATCCGCCAGGCGATCTCGCGTGGTCTCGCCGACAAGGCCCGCACGATCCGCATCCCGGTGCACACCGTGGAGCTGATCAACAAGATCTCCCGCACCGAGCGCGACCTGACGGTGGACCTCGGCCGTGCGCCGATGCCCGACGAGGTCGCCGCCGAGCTGAGCATGACCGTCGAGGAACTCGTCGACCTCAAGGGCCGCTCGCACGAGCCGGTGTCGATCCACACGGTCGTCGGAGACTCGGACGACAGCGAGCTCGGCGACTTCATCGAGGACGAGGACGCTGCGTCCCCGAACGAGCTCACCGAGACCACGCTCCTGCACCGCGACATCCGTTCGATCGTCGCCGAGCTGCCGAGCGAAGAGGCCAACGTGATCCGCATGCGCTACGGCCTCGACGACGACAAGCCGATGACGCTCGACGAGATCTCGAAGATCGTGCACACGACCCGTCAGGCCGTCAGCCGGGTGGAGTCGCGCGCGAAGCTGCGCCTGTTCGCCAAGGCGGTCTCGCAGGACATGCAGCTGTACCTGACCGACTGA
- a CDS encoding NAD(+)/NADH kinase, whose translation MDQPVVGLVVHPTKNVQESVTTLQRWNASGLGELVARRADAQRIGGGITAVEDDDFTERVDLVVALGGDGTMLGAMRLVAKRPVPVLGVNYGNVGFLVEIEPPELEAALDRLSAGEYQLEPHHALEARLSWSGARTDYLAFNDLTIVRRPGSGQVSADLSVGGLGYGYYRADAIVAATPAGSTAYNYAAGGPVLSPALSGSVVTPVAPMAGIDRAVVLAARERYRFDIAEGTRSAALEVDGLVVGEVATGAQIDVRLRKDAGSVVRLDAERHGRTGRVKLSLLDLPVRPDQLIELIPSDLRQKLGRELDQ comes from the coding sequence ATGGATCAGCCCGTCGTCGGCCTCGTCGTCCACCCGACCAAGAACGTGCAGGAGTCCGTCACGACCCTGCAGCGCTGGAACGCGTCCGGGCTCGGCGAACTCGTCGCCCGCCGCGCCGACGCACAACGGATCGGTGGGGGCATCACCGCGGTGGAGGACGACGACTTCACCGAACGGGTCGACCTCGTCGTCGCCCTCGGCGGTGACGGCACCATGCTCGGCGCGATGCGACTCGTGGCGAAGCGTCCGGTGCCGGTGCTCGGCGTGAACTACGGCAACGTCGGGTTCCTGGTGGAGATCGAGCCGCCGGAGCTCGAAGCCGCGCTCGACCGACTGTCCGCCGGCGAGTACCAGCTCGAGCCGCACCATGCGCTCGAGGCCCGCCTGTCCTGGAGCGGCGCGCGCACCGACTACCTGGCCTTCAACGACCTCACCATCGTGCGGCGCCCCGGCTCCGGCCAGGTGTCGGCCGACCTCAGCGTCGGCGGCCTCGGCTACGGGTACTACCGCGCCGACGCCATCGTCGCCGCGACCCCGGCGGGCTCCACCGCGTACAACTACGCCGCCGGTGGCCCGGTGCTCTCCCCCGCGCTGTCCGGGTCCGTCGTGACGCCCGTCGCACCGATGGCGGGGATCGACCGCGCCGTGGTGCTCGCCGCCCGCGAGCGCTACCGGTTCGACATCGCCGAGGGCACCAGGAGCGCTGCACTCGAGGTCGACGGGCTCGTCGTCGGCGAGGTCGCCACCGGGGCGCAGATCGACGTCCGGCTCCGCAAGGACGCCGGCAGCGTCGTCCGGCTCGACGCCGAGCGGCACGGACGCACCGGCCGGGTGAAGCTCAGCCTGCTCGACCTGCCGGTGCGGCCCGACCAGCTCATCGAACTGATCCCCAGCGACCTGCGGCAGAAGCTCGGTCGCGAACTCGACCAGTAG